One region of Gouania willdenowi chromosome 13, fGouWil2.1, whole genome shotgun sequence genomic DNA includes:
- the clip3 gene encoding CAP-Gly domain-containing linker protein 3, producing MTKEENLETQEKERKEQEEQDQLEEQEEGKVQKEEEEELTEEEEEEEEYELEEEREAEERAEVEEEEEEDEEHNEEREEEEEPTNQEPETEPLSVSQYQSPVHEPRRRPMVHPSAQAPLPKDYTFTFFDPNDPACQQILVDPNTSVPELFAIVRQWVPQVQHKIDVIGNEILKRGCHVNDRDGLTDMTLLHYSCKAGAHGVGNPAASLRLTSQLISLGADVSLRSRWTNMNALHYAAYFDVPELVRVLLKAAKPRVLNSTCSDFLNGTALHIAASNLCLGSVKCLLEHGANPTLRNEKGQVPGEVVPDPMDMSLDKAEAAMVAKELKQLLLDAVPLSCNLPRATLPNYDNIPGNLMLSSLGLKLGERVLLDDMKAGTLRFCGTTEFASGQWVGVELDEPEGKNDGSVGGVRYFICPPKLGIFAPVSKISKVLVDQTPSSVVSTPRTPRLDLATRLAGKTKKEKEKKEKEKEREKAQRKKSSLAGLELDGLNVEVGDQVLVAGQKHGVVRFFGKTDFAPGYWFGVELDNPTGKHDGSVFGVRYFSCLPKYGVFAPPSRVQRIGGPKDGTQSDASLVKKVHQVTVTQPKRNFNTVRSPKDLTSENSISRLLFCCWFPWMLRAEMQS from the exons ATGACTAAAGAGGAGAACCTGGAGACGCAGGAGAAGGAGAGGAAGGAGCAGGAGGAGCAGGACCAGctggaggagcaggaggaaggaAAGGtccagaaggaggaggaggaggagctgaccgaggaagaggaggaggaggaagagtacGAGCTGGAGGAAGAGCGGGAGGCGGAGGAGAGGgcagaggtggaggaggaggaggaagaggatgaagagCACAatgaagagagagaggaagaggaggagccgaccaatcaggagccagaaACAGAGCCTCTGTCTGTGTCCCAGTATCAGAGTCCAGTCCACGAACCGCGACGTAGACCCATGGTGCACCCGTCAGCCCAGGCCCCGCTGCCCAAGGACTACA CGTTCACCTTCTTCGATCCCAACGACCCGGCTTGCCAGCAGATCCTCGTGGACCCAAACACGTCTGTCCCAGAGCTGTTTGCCATCGTCCGTCAGTGGGTCCCTCAGGTGCAGCACAAGATCGACGTCATCGGCAACGAG ATCCTGAAACGTGGCTGTCACGTGAACGACCGCGACGGACTGACAGATATGACGCTGCTGCACTACAGCTGTAAGGCTGGGGCGCACGGCGTCg gaaacCCGGCAGCCTCTCTGCGTCTCACGTCTCAGCTCATCTCTCTGGGCGCTGACGTCAGTCTGAGGAGTCGATGGACCAACATGAACGCGTTACATTATGCTGCTTACTTTGACGTTCCTGAGCTGGTTCGAGTTCTGCTGAAAGCGGCTAAACCCAGAG TGTTAAACTCCACATGCAGTGACTTCCTGAACGGAACCGCTCTGCACATCGCAGCATCCAACCTGTGTTTGGGTTCAGTGAAATGTCTGTTAGAGCACGGAGCTAACCCCACCCTcagg AACGAGAAGGGCCAGGTCCCTGGTGAGGTGGTCCCTGATCCTATGGACATGAGCCTGGACAAGGCGGAGGCGGCCATGGTGGCGAAGGAGCTGAAGCAGCTGCTGCTGGACGCCGTCCCTCTGAGCTGCAACCTGCCCCGGGCAACGTTGCCCAACTACGACAACATCCCCGGCAACCTGATGCTGTCGTCTCTGGGCCTGAAGCTGGGCGAGCGCGTGCTGCTCGACGACATGAAG GCCGGGACCCTAAGGTTCTGCGGTACCACAGAGTTCGCCAGTGGGCAGTGGGTCGGCGTGGAGCTGGACGAGCCCGAGGGGAAGAACGATGGCAGCGTGGGCGGAGTGCGCTACTTCATCTGTCCTCCAAAACTAG GTATTTTTGCTCCGGTGTCAAAGATCTCGAAGGTGTTGGTGGATCAGACGCCGTCGTCTGTCGTCTCCACGCCACGAACTCCTCGCCTGGACCTGGCAACGCGCCTGGCCGGAAAAAccaagaaagagaaagaaaagaaggagaaggagaaagagCGGGAGAAAG CTCAGAGGAAGAAGTCGTCGTTGGCCGGTCTGGAGCTGGACGGGCTGAACGTGGAGGTGGGCGACCAGGTGTTGGTGGCCGGACAGAAACACGGGGTCGTTCGATTCTTCGGGAAAACGGACTTCGCTCCAG gttacTGGTTTGGCGTGGAGCTGGATAATCCCACTGGGAAACACGACGGCTCTGTGTTTGGAGTGCGTTACTTCAGCTGTTTGCCCAAATATGGCGTGTTTGCCCCGCCCTCTCGAGTCCAACG GATCGGCGGTCCTAAAGACGGGACGCAAAGTGACGCCTCATTGGTGAAGAAGGTCCATCAGGTGACCG TGACTCAACCCAAACGCAACTTCAACACCGTGCGCTCTCCCAAAGACCTGACCTCTGAGAACTCCATATCCAG GCTGCTCTTCTGTTGCTGGTTTCCGTGGATGCTTCGTGCAGAGATGCAGTCCTAA